Proteins encoded together in one Myotis daubentonii chromosome 17, mMyoDau2.1, whole genome shotgun sequence window:
- the LOC132219875 gene encoding zinc finger protein 250-like isoform X4, protein MHRRGGASPLSQSAADGRPSGCETAVWTVSGGRLARASRDLSPHRCGSRRVPARIRCFPTNTHCPLPSRQFPPFPGPQRAPPPLGPAPAPAPLHRARRPFPGPYPAGGGPCRGPTGPAGRVVGLGGAGLPGNRLRGPWTKVLLAASLTLPAFFYGRRLFPVALRLRRAALGFSLLPAALSARSAVRPGPRRGDGAGTRSRPGSPPRRAPSPSPQASLSSVFLRDSRGRAMAAAGLLPPAAGPQVKVTFEDVAVLLSQEEWDQLGPAQRGLYRHVMMETYGNVVSLECENKGRNQISLKPFISEELSVILEKTPPGWIDQGSCKPEQSFCLSPSPVGPPEVQVSSPSEPLDQQPAASGRERPYKCIECGKCFGRSSHLLQHQRTHTGEKPYVCGVCGKAFSQSSVLSKHRRIHTGEKPYECNECGKAFRVSSDLAQHHKIHTGEKPHECLECRKAFTQLSHLIQHQRIHTGERPYVCPLCGKAFNHSTVLRSHQRVHTGEKPHECAECGRAFSVKRTLLQHQRVHTGEKPYSCSECGRTFSDRSVLIQHHNVHTGEKPYECGECGKAFSHRSTLMNHERIHTEEKPYGCYACGKAFVQHSHLIQHQRVHTGEKPYVCGECGHAFSARRSLVQHERIHTGERPFCCTQCDKAFSLKATLIVHLRTHTGERPYECSRCGKAFSQYSVLIQHQRIHTGERPYECAECGRAFNQHGHLIQHQKVHQKL, encoded by the exons ATGCACAGGCGAGGAGGGGCGTCCCCTTTGTCCCAGAGCGCTGCGGACGGCCGCCCCTCGGGGTGTGAGACTGCGGTGTGGACGGTGAGTGGGGGCCGATTGGCGCGGGCGAGCCGGGACCTCTCCCCTCACCGATGCGGGAGCCGGCGCGTCCCCGCACGGATCCGGTGCTTCCCCACGAACACGCACTGCCCCCTCCCTTCGCGCCagttccctcccttccccggACCCCAGCGAGCCCCACCCCCCCttggccccgccccggcccccgctCCCCTCCACCGCGCGCGGAGGCCCTTCCCCGGGCCCTACCCCGCGGGCGGCGGGCCTTGCCGGGGTCCGACGGGTCCGGCGGGGAGGGTGGTAGGCCTCGGGGGCGCCGGGCTCCCCGGAAACCGCCTGAGGGGCCCGTGGACGAAGGTGCTTCTCGCCGCATCGCTCACCCTCCCTGCGTTTTTCTACGGACGCCGTCTTTTTCCGGTTGCTTT GAGGCTCCGACGCGCGGCGCTTGGGTTTTCTCTGCTGCCGGCCGCCCTCTCGGCCCGATCGGCTGTGCGCCCCGGGCCCCGGCGGGGCGACGGGGCGGGGACGAGATCGAGGCCCGGGTCTCCTCCCCGACGAGCGCCTTCTCCCAG CCCACAGGCTTCTTTGAGTTCCGTCTTCCTCAGAGACTCCAGGGGACGGGCAATGGCGGCAGCCGGTCTCCTGCCACCAGCAGCAGGACCCCAG GTGAAGGTGACCTTTGAAGATGTGGCCGTGCTCCTCTCCCAAGAGGAGTGGGACCAGCTGGGCCCTGCTCAGAGGGGCCTTTACCGACACGTGATGATGGAGACCTATGGGAACGTGGTTTCGCTGG AATGTGAGAATAAGGGAAGAAACCAAATTAGTCTGAAGCCATTCATTTCAGAGGAATTATCCGTGATTCTGGAGAAAACACCCCCCGGGTGGATTGATCAAGGAAGTTGCAAACCTGAACAGAGCTTCTGTCTGAGCCCAAGTCCTGTGGGCCCCCCTGAAGTTCAGGTCTCCAGCCCAAGCGAGCCACTCGACCAGCAGCCGGCCGCTTCTGGCAGGGAGAGACCTTACAAGTGCATCGAGTGTGGGAAATGCTTCGGCCGGagctcccacctcctccagcaTCAGAGGACCCACACCGGGGAGAAGCCCTACGTGTGTGGGGTATGTGGGAAGGCCTTCAGCCAGAGTTCGGTCCTCAGCAAACACAGGAGGATCCACACAGGCGAAAAGCCCTACGAGTGTAACGAGTGCGGAAAGGCGTTCCGGGTGAGCTCAGACCTCGCACAGCATCACAAGATCCACACGGGAGAGAAGCCCCATGAGTGTCTCGAGTGCCGCAAGGCCTTCACCCAGCTCTCGCACCTCATTCAGCACCAGCGGATCCACACGGGGGAGCGACCCTACGTGTGCCCACTGTGCGGGAAGGCCTTCAACCACAGCACTGTGCTGCGCAGCCACCAGCGGGTGCACACCGGGGAGAAGCCCCACGAGTGTGCGGAGTGTGGCCGGGCCTTCAGCGTGAAGAGGACGCTGCTGCAGCACCAGCGGGTGCACACCGGGGAGAAGCCCTACTCCTGCAGTGAGTGTGGCCGCACCTTCAGTGACCGCTCCGTCCTCATCCAGCACCACAATGTGcacacgggcgagaagccctACGAGTGCGGGGAGTGCGGCAAGGCCTTCAGCCACCGCTCCACTCTGATGAACCACGAACGGATCCACACAGAGGAGAAGCCCTATGGCTGCTACGCCTGCGGCAAGGCCTTCGTGCAGCACTCCCACCTGATCCAGCACCAGCGGGTGCACACCGGGGAGAAGCCCTACGTGTGTGGCGAGTGCGGGCACGCCTTCAGCGCCCGGAGGTCTCTGGTCCAGCACGAGAGGATACACACAGGTGAGCGGCCCTTCTGCTGCACACAGTGCGACAAGGCGTTCAGCCTGAAAGCCACACTGATCGTGCACCTGAGGACGCACACGGGCGAGAGGCCCTACGAGTGCAGCCGCTGTGGGAAGGCCTTCAGCCAGTACTCAGTGCTCATCCAGCACCAGAGGATCCACACGGGGGAGCGGCCCTATGAGTGCGCCGAGTGTGGTCGTGCCTTCAACCAGCACGGGCACCTGATCCAGCACCAGAAGGTGCACCAGAAGCTGTGA
- the LOC132219875 gene encoding zinc finger protein 250-like isoform X3 yields MHRRGGASPLSQSAADGRPSGCETAVWTVSGGRLARASRDLSPHRCGSRRVPARIRCFPTNTHCPLPSRQFPPFPGPQRAPPPLGPAPAPAPLHRARRPFPGPYPAGGGPCRGPTGPAGRVVGLGGAGLPGNRLRGPWTKVLLAASLTLPAFFYGRRLFPVALRLRRAALGFSLLPAALSARSAVRPGPRRGDGAGTRSRPGSPPRRAPSPSPQASLSSVFLRDSRGRAMAAAGLLPPAAGPQPLSFQVKVTFEDVAVLLSQEEWDQLGPAQRGLYRHVMMETYGNVVSLECENKGRNQISLKPFISEELSVILEKTPPGWIDQGSCKPEQSFCLSPSPVGPPEVQVSSPSEPLDQQPAASGRERPYKCIECGKCFGRSSHLLQHQRTHTGEKPYVCGVCGKAFSQSSVLSKHRRIHTGEKPYECNECGKAFRVSSDLAQHHKIHTGEKPHECLECRKAFTQLSHLIQHQRIHTGERPYVCPLCGKAFNHSTVLRSHQRVHTGEKPHECAECGRAFSVKRTLLQHQRVHTGEKPYSCSECGRTFSDRSVLIQHHNVHTGEKPYECGECGKAFSHRSTLMNHERIHTEEKPYGCYACGKAFVQHSHLIQHQRVHTGEKPYVCGECGHAFSARRSLVQHERIHTGERPFCCTQCDKAFSLKATLIVHLRTHTGERPYECSRCGKAFSQYSVLIQHQRIHTGERPYECAECGRAFNQHGHLIQHQKVHQKL; encoded by the exons ATGCACAGGCGAGGAGGGGCGTCCCCTTTGTCCCAGAGCGCTGCGGACGGCCGCCCCTCGGGGTGTGAGACTGCGGTGTGGACGGTGAGTGGGGGCCGATTGGCGCGGGCGAGCCGGGACCTCTCCCCTCACCGATGCGGGAGCCGGCGCGTCCCCGCACGGATCCGGTGCTTCCCCACGAACACGCACTGCCCCCTCCCTTCGCGCCagttccctcccttccccggACCCCAGCGAGCCCCACCCCCCCttggccccgccccggcccccgctCCCCTCCACCGCGCGCGGAGGCCCTTCCCCGGGCCCTACCCCGCGGGCGGCGGGCCTTGCCGGGGTCCGACGGGTCCGGCGGGGAGGGTGGTAGGCCTCGGGGGCGCCGGGCTCCCCGGAAACCGCCTGAGGGGCCCGTGGACGAAGGTGCTTCTCGCCGCATCGCTCACCCTCCCTGCGTTTTTCTACGGACGCCGTCTTTTTCCGGTTGCTTT GAGGCTCCGACGCGCGGCGCTTGGGTTTTCTCTGCTGCCGGCCGCCCTCTCGGCCCGATCGGCTGTGCGCCCCGGGCCCCGGCGGGGCGACGGGGCGGGGACGAGATCGAGGCCCGGGTCTCCTCCCCGACGAGCGCCTTCTCCCAG CCCACAGGCTTCTTTGAGTTCCGTCTTCCTCAGAGACTCCAGGGGACGGGCAATGGCGGCAGCCGGTCTCCTGCCACCAGCAGCAGGACCCCAG CCCCTGTCATTTCAGGTGAAGGTGACCTTTGAAGATGTGGCCGTGCTCCTCTCCCAAGAGGAGTGGGACCAGCTGGGCCCTGCTCAGAGGGGCCTTTACCGACACGTGATGATGGAGACCTATGGGAACGTGGTTTCGCTGG AATGTGAGAATAAGGGAAGAAACCAAATTAGTCTGAAGCCATTCATTTCAGAGGAATTATCCGTGATTCTGGAGAAAACACCCCCCGGGTGGATTGATCAAGGAAGTTGCAAACCTGAACAGAGCTTCTGTCTGAGCCCAAGTCCTGTGGGCCCCCCTGAAGTTCAGGTCTCCAGCCCAAGCGAGCCACTCGACCAGCAGCCGGCCGCTTCTGGCAGGGAGAGACCTTACAAGTGCATCGAGTGTGGGAAATGCTTCGGCCGGagctcccacctcctccagcaTCAGAGGACCCACACCGGGGAGAAGCCCTACGTGTGTGGGGTATGTGGGAAGGCCTTCAGCCAGAGTTCGGTCCTCAGCAAACACAGGAGGATCCACACAGGCGAAAAGCCCTACGAGTGTAACGAGTGCGGAAAGGCGTTCCGGGTGAGCTCAGACCTCGCACAGCATCACAAGATCCACACGGGAGAGAAGCCCCATGAGTGTCTCGAGTGCCGCAAGGCCTTCACCCAGCTCTCGCACCTCATTCAGCACCAGCGGATCCACACGGGGGAGCGACCCTACGTGTGCCCACTGTGCGGGAAGGCCTTCAACCACAGCACTGTGCTGCGCAGCCACCAGCGGGTGCACACCGGGGAGAAGCCCCACGAGTGTGCGGAGTGTGGCCGGGCCTTCAGCGTGAAGAGGACGCTGCTGCAGCACCAGCGGGTGCACACCGGGGAGAAGCCCTACTCCTGCAGTGAGTGTGGCCGCACCTTCAGTGACCGCTCCGTCCTCATCCAGCACCACAATGTGcacacgggcgagaagccctACGAGTGCGGGGAGTGCGGCAAGGCCTTCAGCCACCGCTCCACTCTGATGAACCACGAACGGATCCACACAGAGGAGAAGCCCTATGGCTGCTACGCCTGCGGCAAGGCCTTCGTGCAGCACTCCCACCTGATCCAGCACCAGCGGGTGCACACCGGGGAGAAGCCCTACGTGTGTGGCGAGTGCGGGCACGCCTTCAGCGCCCGGAGGTCTCTGGTCCAGCACGAGAGGATACACACAGGTGAGCGGCCCTTCTGCTGCACACAGTGCGACAAGGCGTTCAGCCTGAAAGCCACACTGATCGTGCACCTGAGGACGCACACGGGCGAGAGGCCCTACGAGTGCAGCCGCTGTGGGAAGGCCTTCAGCCAGTACTCAGTGCTCATCCAGCACCAGAGGATCCACACGGGGGAGCGGCCCTATGAGTGCGCCGAGTGTGGTCGTGCCTTCAACCAGCACGGGCACCTGATCCAGCACCAGAAGGTGCACCAGAAGCTGTGA
- the LOC132219875 gene encoding zinc finger protein 250-like isoform X1 yields the protein MHRRGGASPLSQSAADGRPSGCETAVWTVSGGRLARASRDLSPHRCGSRRVPARIRCFPTNTHCPLPSRQFPPFPGPQRAPPPLGPAPAPAPLHRARRPFPGPYPAGGGPCRGPTGPAGRVVGLGGAGLPGNRLRGPWTKVLLAASLTLPAFFYGRRLFPVALRLRRAALGFSLLPAALSARSAVRPGPRRGDGAGTRSRPGSPPRRAPSPSPQASLSSVFLRDSRGRAMAAAGLLPPAAGPQPLSFQVKVTFEDVAVLLSQEEWDQLGPAQRGLYRHVMMETYGNVVSLGLPGTKPNVICQLERGEEPWVLDGHGAKESWGLGNDSSECENKGRNQISLKPFISEELSVILEKTPPGWIDQGSCKPEQSFCLSPSPVGPPEVQVSSPSEPLDQQPAASGRERPYKCIECGKCFGRSSHLLQHQRTHTGEKPYVCGVCGKAFSQSSVLSKHRRIHTGEKPYECNECGKAFRVSSDLAQHHKIHTGEKPHECLECRKAFTQLSHLIQHQRIHTGERPYVCPLCGKAFNHSTVLRSHQRVHTGEKPHECAECGRAFSVKRTLLQHQRVHTGEKPYSCSECGRTFSDRSVLIQHHNVHTGEKPYECGECGKAFSHRSTLMNHERIHTEEKPYGCYACGKAFVQHSHLIQHQRVHTGEKPYVCGECGHAFSARRSLVQHERIHTGERPFCCTQCDKAFSLKATLIVHLRTHTGERPYECSRCGKAFSQYSVLIQHQRIHTGERPYECAECGRAFNQHGHLIQHQKVHQKL from the exons ATGCACAGGCGAGGAGGGGCGTCCCCTTTGTCCCAGAGCGCTGCGGACGGCCGCCCCTCGGGGTGTGAGACTGCGGTGTGGACGGTGAGTGGGGGCCGATTGGCGCGGGCGAGCCGGGACCTCTCCCCTCACCGATGCGGGAGCCGGCGCGTCCCCGCACGGATCCGGTGCTTCCCCACGAACACGCACTGCCCCCTCCCTTCGCGCCagttccctcccttccccggACCCCAGCGAGCCCCACCCCCCCttggccccgccccggcccccgctCCCCTCCACCGCGCGCGGAGGCCCTTCCCCGGGCCCTACCCCGCGGGCGGCGGGCCTTGCCGGGGTCCGACGGGTCCGGCGGGGAGGGTGGTAGGCCTCGGGGGCGCCGGGCTCCCCGGAAACCGCCTGAGGGGCCCGTGGACGAAGGTGCTTCTCGCCGCATCGCTCACCCTCCCTGCGTTTTTCTACGGACGCCGTCTTTTTCCGGTTGCTTT GAGGCTCCGACGCGCGGCGCTTGGGTTTTCTCTGCTGCCGGCCGCCCTCTCGGCCCGATCGGCTGTGCGCCCCGGGCCCCGGCGGGGCGACGGGGCGGGGACGAGATCGAGGCCCGGGTCTCCTCCCCGACGAGCGCCTTCTCCCAG CCCACAGGCTTCTTTGAGTTCCGTCTTCCTCAGAGACTCCAGGGGACGGGCAATGGCGGCAGCCGGTCTCCTGCCACCAGCAGCAGGACCCCAG CCCCTGTCATTTCAGGTGAAGGTGACCTTTGAAGATGTGGCCGTGCTCCTCTCCCAAGAGGAGTGGGACCAGCTGGGCCCTGCTCAGAGGGGCCTTTACCGACACGTGATGATGGAGACCTATGGGAACGTGGTTTCGCTGG GACTTCCAGGAACCAAGCCCAATGTGATCTGTCAGCTGGAGCGAGGAGAGGAGCCCTGGGTCCTGGACGGGCATGGGGCCAAGGAGAGCTGGGGCCTAGGCAACGACAGTTCGG AATGTGAGAATAAGGGAAGAAACCAAATTAGTCTGAAGCCATTCATTTCAGAGGAATTATCCGTGATTCTGGAGAAAACACCCCCCGGGTGGATTGATCAAGGAAGTTGCAAACCTGAACAGAGCTTCTGTCTGAGCCCAAGTCCTGTGGGCCCCCCTGAAGTTCAGGTCTCCAGCCCAAGCGAGCCACTCGACCAGCAGCCGGCCGCTTCTGGCAGGGAGAGACCTTACAAGTGCATCGAGTGTGGGAAATGCTTCGGCCGGagctcccacctcctccagcaTCAGAGGACCCACACCGGGGAGAAGCCCTACGTGTGTGGGGTATGTGGGAAGGCCTTCAGCCAGAGTTCGGTCCTCAGCAAACACAGGAGGATCCACACAGGCGAAAAGCCCTACGAGTGTAACGAGTGCGGAAAGGCGTTCCGGGTGAGCTCAGACCTCGCACAGCATCACAAGATCCACACGGGAGAGAAGCCCCATGAGTGTCTCGAGTGCCGCAAGGCCTTCACCCAGCTCTCGCACCTCATTCAGCACCAGCGGATCCACACGGGGGAGCGACCCTACGTGTGCCCACTGTGCGGGAAGGCCTTCAACCACAGCACTGTGCTGCGCAGCCACCAGCGGGTGCACACCGGGGAGAAGCCCCACGAGTGTGCGGAGTGTGGCCGGGCCTTCAGCGTGAAGAGGACGCTGCTGCAGCACCAGCGGGTGCACACCGGGGAGAAGCCCTACTCCTGCAGTGAGTGTGGCCGCACCTTCAGTGACCGCTCCGTCCTCATCCAGCACCACAATGTGcacacgggcgagaagccctACGAGTGCGGGGAGTGCGGCAAGGCCTTCAGCCACCGCTCCACTCTGATGAACCACGAACGGATCCACACAGAGGAGAAGCCCTATGGCTGCTACGCCTGCGGCAAGGCCTTCGTGCAGCACTCCCACCTGATCCAGCACCAGCGGGTGCACACCGGGGAGAAGCCCTACGTGTGTGGCGAGTGCGGGCACGCCTTCAGCGCCCGGAGGTCTCTGGTCCAGCACGAGAGGATACACACAGGTGAGCGGCCCTTCTGCTGCACACAGTGCGACAAGGCGTTCAGCCTGAAAGCCACACTGATCGTGCACCTGAGGACGCACACGGGCGAGAGGCCCTACGAGTGCAGCCGCTGTGGGAAGGCCTTCAGCCAGTACTCAGTGCTCATCCAGCACCAGAGGATCCACACGGGGGAGCGGCCCTATGAGTGCGCCGAGTGTGGTCGTGCCTTCAACCAGCACGGGCACCTGATCCAGCACCAGAAGGTGCACCAGAAGCTGTGA
- the LOC132219875 gene encoding zinc finger protein 250-like isoform X2 has protein sequence MHRRGGASPLSQSAADGRPSGCETAVWTVSGGRLARASRDLSPHRCGSRRVPARIRCFPTNTHCPLPSRQFPPFPGPQRAPPPLGPAPAPAPLHRARRPFPGPYPAGGGPCRGPTGPAGRVVGLGGAGLPGNRLRGPWTKVLLAASLTLPAFFYGRRLFPVALRLRRAALGFSLLPAALSARSAVRPGPRRGDGAGTRSRPGSPPRRAPSPSPQASLSSVFLRDSRGRAMAAAGLLPPAAGPQVKVTFEDVAVLLSQEEWDQLGPAQRGLYRHVMMETYGNVVSLGLPGTKPNVICQLERGEEPWVLDGHGAKESWGLGNDSSECENKGRNQISLKPFISEELSVILEKTPPGWIDQGSCKPEQSFCLSPSPVGPPEVQVSSPSEPLDQQPAASGRERPYKCIECGKCFGRSSHLLQHQRTHTGEKPYVCGVCGKAFSQSSVLSKHRRIHTGEKPYECNECGKAFRVSSDLAQHHKIHTGEKPHECLECRKAFTQLSHLIQHQRIHTGERPYVCPLCGKAFNHSTVLRSHQRVHTGEKPHECAECGRAFSVKRTLLQHQRVHTGEKPYSCSECGRTFSDRSVLIQHHNVHTGEKPYECGECGKAFSHRSTLMNHERIHTEEKPYGCYACGKAFVQHSHLIQHQRVHTGEKPYVCGECGHAFSARRSLVQHERIHTGERPFCCTQCDKAFSLKATLIVHLRTHTGERPYECSRCGKAFSQYSVLIQHQRIHTGERPYECAECGRAFNQHGHLIQHQKVHQKL, from the exons ATGCACAGGCGAGGAGGGGCGTCCCCTTTGTCCCAGAGCGCTGCGGACGGCCGCCCCTCGGGGTGTGAGACTGCGGTGTGGACGGTGAGTGGGGGCCGATTGGCGCGGGCGAGCCGGGACCTCTCCCCTCACCGATGCGGGAGCCGGCGCGTCCCCGCACGGATCCGGTGCTTCCCCACGAACACGCACTGCCCCCTCCCTTCGCGCCagttccctcccttccccggACCCCAGCGAGCCCCACCCCCCCttggccccgccccggcccccgctCCCCTCCACCGCGCGCGGAGGCCCTTCCCCGGGCCCTACCCCGCGGGCGGCGGGCCTTGCCGGGGTCCGACGGGTCCGGCGGGGAGGGTGGTAGGCCTCGGGGGCGCCGGGCTCCCCGGAAACCGCCTGAGGGGCCCGTGGACGAAGGTGCTTCTCGCCGCATCGCTCACCCTCCCTGCGTTTTTCTACGGACGCCGTCTTTTTCCGGTTGCTTT GAGGCTCCGACGCGCGGCGCTTGGGTTTTCTCTGCTGCCGGCCGCCCTCTCGGCCCGATCGGCTGTGCGCCCCGGGCCCCGGCGGGGCGACGGGGCGGGGACGAGATCGAGGCCCGGGTCTCCTCCCCGACGAGCGCCTTCTCCCAG CCCACAGGCTTCTTTGAGTTCCGTCTTCCTCAGAGACTCCAGGGGACGGGCAATGGCGGCAGCCGGTCTCCTGCCACCAGCAGCAGGACCCCAG GTGAAGGTGACCTTTGAAGATGTGGCCGTGCTCCTCTCCCAAGAGGAGTGGGACCAGCTGGGCCCTGCTCAGAGGGGCCTTTACCGACACGTGATGATGGAGACCTATGGGAACGTGGTTTCGCTGG GACTTCCAGGAACCAAGCCCAATGTGATCTGTCAGCTGGAGCGAGGAGAGGAGCCCTGGGTCCTGGACGGGCATGGGGCCAAGGAGAGCTGGGGCCTAGGCAACGACAGTTCGG AATGTGAGAATAAGGGAAGAAACCAAATTAGTCTGAAGCCATTCATTTCAGAGGAATTATCCGTGATTCTGGAGAAAACACCCCCCGGGTGGATTGATCAAGGAAGTTGCAAACCTGAACAGAGCTTCTGTCTGAGCCCAAGTCCTGTGGGCCCCCCTGAAGTTCAGGTCTCCAGCCCAAGCGAGCCACTCGACCAGCAGCCGGCCGCTTCTGGCAGGGAGAGACCTTACAAGTGCATCGAGTGTGGGAAATGCTTCGGCCGGagctcccacctcctccagcaTCAGAGGACCCACACCGGGGAGAAGCCCTACGTGTGTGGGGTATGTGGGAAGGCCTTCAGCCAGAGTTCGGTCCTCAGCAAACACAGGAGGATCCACACAGGCGAAAAGCCCTACGAGTGTAACGAGTGCGGAAAGGCGTTCCGGGTGAGCTCAGACCTCGCACAGCATCACAAGATCCACACGGGAGAGAAGCCCCATGAGTGTCTCGAGTGCCGCAAGGCCTTCACCCAGCTCTCGCACCTCATTCAGCACCAGCGGATCCACACGGGGGAGCGACCCTACGTGTGCCCACTGTGCGGGAAGGCCTTCAACCACAGCACTGTGCTGCGCAGCCACCAGCGGGTGCACACCGGGGAGAAGCCCCACGAGTGTGCGGAGTGTGGCCGGGCCTTCAGCGTGAAGAGGACGCTGCTGCAGCACCAGCGGGTGCACACCGGGGAGAAGCCCTACTCCTGCAGTGAGTGTGGCCGCACCTTCAGTGACCGCTCCGTCCTCATCCAGCACCACAATGTGcacacgggcgagaagccctACGAGTGCGGGGAGTGCGGCAAGGCCTTCAGCCACCGCTCCACTCTGATGAACCACGAACGGATCCACACAGAGGAGAAGCCCTATGGCTGCTACGCCTGCGGCAAGGCCTTCGTGCAGCACTCCCACCTGATCCAGCACCAGCGGGTGCACACCGGGGAGAAGCCCTACGTGTGTGGCGAGTGCGGGCACGCCTTCAGCGCCCGGAGGTCTCTGGTCCAGCACGAGAGGATACACACAGGTGAGCGGCCCTTCTGCTGCACACAGTGCGACAAGGCGTTCAGCCTGAAAGCCACACTGATCGTGCACCTGAGGACGCACACGGGCGAGAGGCCCTACGAGTGCAGCCGCTGTGGGAAGGCCTTCAGCCAGTACTCAGTGCTCATCCAGCACCAGAGGATCCACACGGGGGAGCGGCCCTATGAGTGCGCCGAGTGTGGTCGTGCCTTCAACCAGCACGGGCACCTGATCCAGCACCAGAAGGTGCACCAGAAGCTGTGA
- the LOC132219875 gene encoding zinc finger protein 250-like isoform X5, with amino-acid sequence MAAAGLLPPAAGPQPLSFQVKVTFEDVAVLLSQEEWDQLGPAQRGLYRHVMMETYGNVVSLGLPGTKPNVICQLERGEEPWVLDGHGAKESWGLGNDSSECENKGRNQISLKPFISEELSVILEKTPPGWIDQGSCKPEQSFCLSPSPVGPPEVQVSSPSEPLDQQPAASGRERPYKCIECGKCFGRSSHLLQHQRTHTGEKPYVCGVCGKAFSQSSVLSKHRRIHTGEKPYECNECGKAFRVSSDLAQHHKIHTGEKPHECLECRKAFTQLSHLIQHQRIHTGERPYVCPLCGKAFNHSTVLRSHQRVHTGEKPHECAECGRAFSVKRTLLQHQRVHTGEKPYSCSECGRTFSDRSVLIQHHNVHTGEKPYECGECGKAFSHRSTLMNHERIHTEEKPYGCYACGKAFVQHSHLIQHQRVHTGEKPYVCGECGHAFSARRSLVQHERIHTGERPFCCTQCDKAFSLKATLIVHLRTHTGERPYECSRCGKAFSQYSVLIQHQRIHTGERPYECAECGRAFNQHGHLIQHQKVHQKL; translated from the exons ATGGCGGCAGCCGGTCTCCTGCCACCAGCAGCAGGACCCCAG CCCCTGTCATTTCAGGTGAAGGTGACCTTTGAAGATGTGGCCGTGCTCCTCTCCCAAGAGGAGTGGGACCAGCTGGGCCCTGCTCAGAGGGGCCTTTACCGACACGTGATGATGGAGACCTATGGGAACGTGGTTTCGCTGG GACTTCCAGGAACCAAGCCCAATGTGATCTGTCAGCTGGAGCGAGGAGAGGAGCCCTGGGTCCTGGACGGGCATGGGGCCAAGGAGAGCTGGGGCCTAGGCAACGACAGTTCGG AATGTGAGAATAAGGGAAGAAACCAAATTAGTCTGAAGCCATTCATTTCAGAGGAATTATCCGTGATTCTGGAGAAAACACCCCCCGGGTGGATTGATCAAGGAAGTTGCAAACCTGAACAGAGCTTCTGTCTGAGCCCAAGTCCTGTGGGCCCCCCTGAAGTTCAGGTCTCCAGCCCAAGCGAGCCACTCGACCAGCAGCCGGCCGCTTCTGGCAGGGAGAGACCTTACAAGTGCATCGAGTGTGGGAAATGCTTCGGCCGGagctcccacctcctccagcaTCAGAGGACCCACACCGGGGAGAAGCCCTACGTGTGTGGGGTATGTGGGAAGGCCTTCAGCCAGAGTTCGGTCCTCAGCAAACACAGGAGGATCCACACAGGCGAAAAGCCCTACGAGTGTAACGAGTGCGGAAAGGCGTTCCGGGTGAGCTCAGACCTCGCACAGCATCACAAGATCCACACGGGAGAGAAGCCCCATGAGTGTCTCGAGTGCCGCAAGGCCTTCACCCAGCTCTCGCACCTCATTCAGCACCAGCGGATCCACACGGGGGAGCGACCCTACGTGTGCCCACTGTGCGGGAAGGCCTTCAACCACAGCACTGTGCTGCGCAGCCACCAGCGGGTGCACACCGGGGAGAAGCCCCACGAGTGTGCGGAGTGTGGCCGGGCCTTCAGCGTGAAGAGGACGCTGCTGCAGCACCAGCGGGTGCACACCGGGGAGAAGCCCTACTCCTGCAGTGAGTGTGGCCGCACCTTCAGTGACCGCTCCGTCCTCATCCAGCACCACAATGTGcacacgggcgagaagccctACGAGTGCGGGGAGTGCGGCAAGGCCTTCAGCCACCGCTCCACTCTGATGAACCACGAACGGATCCACACAGAGGAGAAGCCCTATGGCTGCTACGCCTGCGGCAAGGCCTTCGTGCAGCACTCCCACCTGATCCAGCACCAGCGGGTGCACACCGGGGAGAAGCCCTACGTGTGTGGCGAGTGCGGGCACGCCTTCAGCGCCCGGAGGTCTCTGGTCCAGCACGAGAGGATACACACAGGTGAGCGGCCCTTCTGCTGCACACAGTGCGACAAGGCGTTCAGCCTGAAAGCCACACTGATCGTGCACCTGAGGACGCACACGGGCGAGAGGCCCTACGAGTGCAGCCGCTGTGGGAAGGCCTTCAGCCAGTACTCAGTGCTCATCCAGCACCAGAGGATCCACACGGGGGAGCGGCCCTATGAGTGCGCCGAGTGTGGTCGTGCCTTCAACCAGCACGGGCACCTGATCCAGCACCAGAAGGTGCACCAGAAGCTGTGA